The nucleotide window GAAAGAAAAACAGGGCATGTTTAGTTCATATTTCATGAAGGATTTAGGAACACAGAGTGGCATAAATTATGTGTTCAAAAACTTCATAAAAGATAtagtaaaattcaaattaaagttaattaagTACAATTTGAGTTTTTTCTGTGACATTGAATAacgtaacaaaaatattataaatcagcTAGATATTCAACAACTCTGACTAACTCTGTTTACAtttaattcagttttttatcattaattttttttttagttcatgTATATGACTGTATctgctaaataaaattaaaagtttaaaagaTGGGTAGTATTTGCATTGTACTCTGGAAAAAAGGAGAATGATTTTTGATCTATACAAAAAAGGCTAAAATCTAACTCAGTTTgccaaaattatgaattatggAAAATGGCTTCAACgccataaattttgttaaatatgaTCTCAATTTGCTGAAAAATGGAATAATCCTCCTGCTTCTGCACATTATGCTGATAAAGCCATACATCAAGTTATAAAGCTAGGCTTTAGTAGGGCATCCCCAGATTCGGAATATGGAACCCATTTTATTGTAGGAAGCTATTCTTAAGTTTTCCTTTTTGAATTTCAgcaaatgaacaaaaattatcaaattaaaatcttgtattttaataatacttCTACAAATGTAGAAACGATTATCACTCTGtagtaaaaatgtttgtgtAACCATGTCATATGCTCGACTCGATAACTCTTGATAGTTTGACATTTCAAAGAATTGAAAGATATcgagttatatttatttatgtatgtaatcaCTATAAGTGAAATTACATATTACTGTAAGACGTTGGagaagatttgtaaaaatataacatGGAATTGCAGCAATCACCTGAGGTCGATGATTTAGAAGAAAGGGTCAAACTTAGGCGAGAGGCAAGAAGGAAAAAGATTCTTGAGAATGCCAAAAGTCGGTTAGAAAAATTAAGCATGAGACAAGGTGGAGATGGCGACAGTGATTTGGTGCACCAACGTTCTAGTAagcttattttcattttatatacaacaacttagttatattttagttttctataaaattttagacCATCAGATACAAGAAACTATTGAGTATTCTGATCCAGAAGTTGAACCTGATATTCCAGAAAATTTACAAATGccgtttcaacattttcaacaatttgaaAACACATTCAAAGGATTTGAAAGCAGTTTAAACCAAGAAGATgtgcaagaaaaagaaaaaccgttcttaaaatataaattgcatGTTGTGTTAGCTGTGACAATTGCATATATTACATCTTTAATACTAAATGAAAGTGAAGGAAAAACGTTTTTTGTGATAATACCAGTTGccttggttattatatctgatcTTACAATATTTCGACAACAAAAGCAGCGTAATCCAATGATTAATATGCTAGTGATCTTTGGACTACGATCCCAAGAAATTGTACATGCATTAGATGTTGTCTCAAAACTACAAAACATTATGGCAGATTtgtcaattttcattttttacttttgcttaGCTACTTGTTTTGGTAATCAATTTGTCCACCTAGctgatataaaataaattaaaaaataaatataataattttattgtgtGAAATTCGCTTGTACCGATTTAcatctcatttttttttttaatattaattaatatgtataggtatatatGAATTGTAACGCAttgaaaattaatgtaaatgaaaaataattcttggtATTAATAAGATcaaattagaataaaatataataagattTTGAATGCCGCAATGTATTGAATTGACCTTTTGTACTGCAGCTGTATTCCGATGCTTATTTTCACATGCGAATACACAAACAATGTTATATTCCTAAGatttttgatacatttcttATCGGTAcaattaattttggttttatgCGATTGACTTTATAGCACAATTTATGGAGTGTTGACATTGACAAGTAAACGTGCTATACAACAAAAGTCTGTGGAATTTCAGTATTGAATTTGCGTTTGATACTTCATCAGCTGAGTTTATTTACCAAGAGATAAGAGATTCAAAGTGAAAAGCGTTTCTAACCTTAAAAATTGGCACATGAGAGCACAAATTTAGAGTGTAGAAAGCTGAGAGGGCTGCTACTTTCTAACAGAAAAATTTTAGTTAGCAGAAATTAGCTGCTGCCATGTGAAGAAACAGCTGTTGCAGACATGTGTGTAAACAAACGATATACGTACGACAtatttgctttgattttgttCATTGTTAGTTTCgaattgtgaaaataataattttattgattaaaaaaaacattttggtattttattattaatttcagcTAGTTTTTCGTTTCCTTACTTTTTCGTTGTTTTGTTCTTTATGGGAGtaaagtgctgaacacatagagtgcgacacgacatggcagcacgacagtgaactgtaaATGGTGTCGTAAATCCTTttacatgaacatttgtaagaaggcagcgacataacaatggccgtcatgtacacaagacaacacagctgccCATTTTCCATCTATACAATTTCATTGTGGCCGTACTAATatctttcacttcaatgaaattttaatagtttgatcaaagtgaaattttttactaaaaaaataagtaaataggtaaatctatttgttttaaattatcaatagttattacaaatgatataacagagctattttatgcttttatttgtaaaattacgTCAGCTTTGGcagagctttgaataattttatatttacatcgtcgccaaatttaaatatattttgaagttagcgagagcgacaactgaCGGTCTgcagtcgtgcagctgtctaaataactgtgtccttaagaacgtgtgtattttaatatttgacagatgtcgcttgaagtcttttgcgctctatgtgttcagaACTTAACTTGTGACTTTTcgcattcttcttcttcctgaTAATTAGCAGCTACTAGCATTTCAAAatcaaacacatttttcatttttcttaaagtATGCAAATACGAACATTAAACAATTGAAACAtggaatataataaaataagaattataaTCATGTAATTAGTGAAGTAAATGTCGAAATgtttcacataatttttcattttaaaattttcactagCACTTAAATACTACGCCTTTTAAataacaaactattaaaatacaaaaatttcataacttGTGAACTACCTACAATTGTCACACAACGCCACTGGCGAAGTAAGCCAACACAATACACACTCAATCGCACCTTAAATGAAATATACCAATAAGTCTTTCAAAATCAACCAATCAATTTCAGCTGCAGCCATAGCAGAGCTCTGATTGGCTGCTTGTGGAATTATGTATGTTCCAAACAGTATTTACAGTTCAAACAGCACAATTCCCTTACCGTGCCGTTAGAAGGCAATTGTTTTTGCATTCGTTTCAGAGTGTTTGAACACGAAGGTTGAAAAATAAGCGCAAAGATGGACttctaaaacaaacaaaaatatagtaaaaattgattttgcaaaattttactaaaaatataaaaaaaaacttgtgttaagtgaaaataaatcatGGCGCGTTACGATTCACAAATATGTCGGGATTCACCAAATTGTTACAATAAcgagaatatatattttaacgaTCTGCGGCTTAATGATGTTTCAATTATTGAACGTATGTGCTGCtataattgttaattaaaatgtatCTAGTggccattttttttataattgcatttgaaatatacatatttaccattaataataataataattgataatttcattatttactaTAAACATACAATACATAGATATCTAAAGTTGTATGTATACAATGCAAATTTGGAAAAACGATACTAGTGAAGTGAAAGTGTTTAAACTTTTGAAGGACtgcgcaaaaaatattaaacaattattaataattCAACAGATATAAAGCCTActtcaaattttgtttgcttatttgtgtatatttgcatggctgctttaataaaaataaaaattaaaaacaagaaaaaaacacacaagTACTTAATTTTGATAGGTCAGCAAGTATGAtagtgtacatatacatacatatgtatatgctatattggtccgatctgaacaatatatttcGTGATTGTAGCATTACAAAACTttagagcgatatctcaaaaactaaaggaCTGGTTCGCTTACATACTCACGGAGCCTCCGAtgttttcttctgggtgttataaaTTTCACAGCAAAATTGATATGTATATCCTGTTCAAGTTATAAAACAATTGATCAATGTGTTTTGATGACCGTTAAACCGCGATTCTTCGTTTAGAAATAcgcaataaattattatttaaatgacGACATTATAACACGGATGATTAATAGTATACGATAtcgtattttaaatatataaaatatttaaactcttCAATTacctaaattaaaataaactaaaataaatcgTGCACAGTTCTGCTTTAACTAAACTGATTTAGTTCAACTTTGCGGAACCCTAAACGATTCTTCAACTTGCTAAATGTCTCATTGGTCATGAAATGCTTTAGCATTGAAGCTTCatatcgacatacatatattaattcttgtatggaatcattttttatttgacaagacgtcttcacaaaatttattacGAGTATCCACAGCAAACCCCGCGCCGTCGGATGCCACACTGAATTAGTGTTTATGTAGGTTTTCTCTCATGAGCTCagcaaattgatgaactcacgTATTGGCtgatctttatattaggtataaggGAGCTAAGGGGATTATTGAACCGATTCACCACGCCGACCATTATCAGGAAAGGCATATCGCtgaatttaaattacatatgtatgtatttcccacactgatcgatattttcggtaaaaagatAACTATAAGAACTAGATCTTCATATTCAGCGCCAATggacttgaacagttttagttTGATTTaggcaatttttagtcataaggtggagtacttcaaaaatattattcatgcaaagttttatcttgTTATATTAAATGCTTCTTAATTTATATAGTTGCTAGGAAGTGAAAGAattaaatagaatttaaaattgtgttatatgagaagtaggcgccCATTTTCGTACTGCTACATAGGAATGTGATCGAAATGTCACGTGCCAAAtttcgagatatgtgatttcacctaaaagtgggcgagCTCACGCCTACCATCAAAATTTGACACTGGCTTCATTAAAAATtgaatgtctctggcgtatttagttattgattctTCAGGCTTTTGATAGTTTTtcacagtaccgttatatggggagtgagcggggttttcatatatgtatatgtgtgaatgTAACTAAATGTATCTCTATATGTTGGACTTTTATACTTATTCGTTTTCGTAATGCTTTTAGAACAATGGAGTGCTTCATATTGCTCTGATTCAAGTAATAATCCAGGCTGCTATATAACAAACGCTTGTTCGGGAGCAAATTTAAGTTCCAACTCATTTTATCGGTCGCCACAATGTTGTTCTGAATCATCACCCAAATTTGATGGTAAGAAATAACTTAAATAAGCtaacttatatattataatatattatattatagttaatttgaaatataatatatttaatatatcgtAGATACATGttgaattaagttttttaagcatgcccagttttataaaaaatacgcagtacacaattttgtaaaataaaattaaaacagttttataatcaaattatatattcctcttcttttttactggcatAAATTCTACTCTCGCGGTTATAGCCGTGTTAACAAAAACGTGCCagttatttcttcttttcgttattTGGTGCCAAATCGTCATGTCAAGTGCAGTCCTTCACCGCCTGATTTCTCTAACGGAGAGGTGGTCTtgctcttcttctgcttctacCGGCGAGTACTGATTCGAAAACCTTCTTAACTTtagtgttctcttccatccggtTAACATGACCTAGCGGCTGTGGtggctgtctcttgattcgctgaactatgtcaatgtcgccataCAGCTcctacagttcatcgttccatcgaccgCGGTACTCGCTGTTAGCgagtaaaggaccataaatcttccccaGAACCTTTCTatcgaacactcctaaggccgactcatcagatgatgtcatagACCATGCCTACACCCCATATAGCAGGAATTTAATTCTGAATTTCCacctcagtccgaagtagcacctgttggctaatattattttgcattggatttcgacgtcagcttacacaaccGTCTaagctttgcggggataccaagttcagtcATAGCTACATataggcagttccttttcgtgctcaCGTGCTCCTTTCACGGGAGTTTTCCTAGATTTAGTAgatagtagattttccaggcctaaagccacactgataagaaccaatcagtttgttgacgatggggtTCAGCCTTTCACACATTACGCTCGATAAGACTTTATAAGCGATATTAAGAAGGCGTATCCCATAGTAATTGGCACAGATTTTGGGGTTCCCCTTTTTGTGGATAAAGTTTCAATCGTCGGGTACGATTTCATGCGACCATATCTTCTTATCTTACAGTGCGTAAATGGGTGAAATCGCACTTTAGCCACGCCTACTTacttattaaacaattttaaagttCATTTGATTTTCTAACTTCCCATTGTTCAAATccagaagcaattaatataacgggataaaatttTGCAGGAATAATgcttataactaaaaaaaaactgttcaatcccctatgtatgtatgtaccgaaCATTTGGAACCCAGTATatatttgactttttaccgcaaaTATCCGTCATTGTTtgagatatataatttaaattcctgataatagtatgtctgaatgtcaaaaattggttgaatcgggtcaGTACCCCCCTTAGCCCCTGTCAATGAAAATGACCGATCCTGTCATTCTTATAATAGTAtttctttgtgcctaaaattggATGAAAACATCACTTCGCCCCCAAACAACAAATAAGTCGGTCAGTATAGAAGTCACCACTATGAGCAAAAACgcgtaagactttgt belongs to Bactrocera dorsalis isolate Fly_Bdor chromosome 1, ASM2337382v1, whole genome shotgun sequence and includes:
- the LOC105222270 gene encoding uncharacterized protein LOC105222270, whose protein sequence is MELQQSPEVDDLEERVKLRREARRKKILENAKSRLEKLSMRQGGDGDSDLVHQRSNHQIQETIEYSDPEVEPDIPENLQMPFQHFQQFENTFKGFESSLNQEDVQEKEKPFLKYKLHVVLAVTIAYITSLILNESEGKTFFVIIPVALVIISDLTIFRQQKQRNPMINMLVIFGLRSQEIVHALDVVSKLQNIMADLSIFIFYFCLATCFGNQFVHLADIK